A single window of Syntrophorhabdus sp. DNA harbors:
- a CDS encoding branched-chain amino acid ABC transporter permease has product MKSLRQYLPWILYFVFFLGILAVNPGAHYTHLLARVIIFGLYAVAFNLLFGRTGLVSFGHALFYGIGAYITGMLAKASGPDLFLLYILLGGIGAAIVSVFIGLLSLRLTGMFFTMLTLAFAQLAWGITFKLYNFTGGDDGIQAIPKPAYLAGPVWKYYLFSFFVVTICVFVIWRISRSSFGMVLKGIRQNPGRITFMGLNVYKNQLVAYIISAFFTAIAGGLYAGLDGSIHPDMLHWPTSGNAILMCTIGGMNTFFGPVIGAAILTGLEEIVGKYTEYWSFSIGIVVLVVVLLFPRGLLGIKWPWGRKSTTDEKETEVACNTGD; this is encoded by the coding sequence GTGAAGAGTCTCAGACAATATCTGCCATGGATACTGTATTTCGTCTTCTTCCTCGGGATCCTCGCGGTGAACCCGGGGGCGCATTACACGCACCTGCTCGCCCGGGTCATCATCTTCGGCCTCTATGCTGTAGCGTTCAACCTTCTCTTCGGAAGGACGGGGCTCGTCTCCTTCGGGCATGCCCTGTTCTACGGCATTGGCGCGTACATCACCGGGATGCTTGCGAAGGCATCGGGGCCCGATCTCTTTCTGCTTTACATACTCCTTGGCGGGATAGGCGCAGCCATCGTCTCCGTTTTCATCGGTCTGCTCTCCCTGCGCCTGACGGGCATGTTCTTTACCATGCTGACGCTCGCCTTCGCGCAGCTCGCATGGGGCATCACGTTCAAGCTCTACAACTTCACGGGCGGCGACGACGGGATCCAGGCGATCCCAAAACCCGCATATCTCGCTGGTCCCGTCTGGAAATACTACCTTTTCAGTTTCTTCGTCGTAACCATATGCGTGTTCGTCATATGGAGGATCTCCCGGTCCTCGTTCGGGATGGTATTGAAAGGGATCAGGCAGAATCCGGGGAGGATCACCTTCATGGGGCTCAACGTGTACAAGAACCAGCTCGTTGCCTATATCATCTCGGCTTTCTTCACCGCGATCGCCGGAGGACTCTATGCGGGACTTGACGGCAGCATCCATCCCGATATGCTGCACTGGCCGACGTCCGGCAACGCCATACTGATGTGCACCATAGGAGGCATGAACACCTTCTTCGGGCCTGTTATCGGCGCGGCCATACTCACGGGCCTCGAGGAGATCGTTGGGAAATACACCGAGTACTGGTCGTTCAGCATCGGCATTGTGGTGCTTGTCGTGGTCTTGCTCTTCCCAAGGGGATTGCTGGGAATAAAATGGCCATGGGGGAGGAAGAGCACAACGGACGAAAAGGAGACGGAAGTTGCCTGCAATACTGGAGATTAA